A window of Triplophysa dalaica isolate WHDGS20190420 chromosome 12, ASM1584641v1, whole genome shotgun sequence genomic DNA:
CTAGGGAGCTCGAAATGCTGTCTTACGTGGCGCTTGATATGACATATGTTCTCCATCTCTAGTTTTTTACATTCCATTAGAATACTGCAGGTTAGCTACTGAAAGTCAGCTGGTCGTGTGCCACATGGTTTCTCTGAAATATTGGATAGACGTGATGTAAACTGTAATTCTGGTTGGAAAAAGCTTTTTAGGTGTTTGAGTGACAATTCCTGTATAGAATCACATCTACTTTCACTCAGCAATGTCTCGTCTCATGTACAAAACACCTTTTTGTATCTTGCATAAGAGTCAAAAAATTGAAGCCACTGGaggataaaaataaacaatagagtaacagaaaatgataaaagcaaAGTCATTGGTGGACTCTACACAATCGCTTTGGTGTTTAAACATAAATTGGCAGGAAACTCTCTGTGCAAATTGTCGTATTAGtgcaaacagaacaaaaaaacgtAAGAAAATCTTGTGATTctttgacatacagtatattgcaaATGCTGTGAGATCTTTGCTAATGTTCCACATCCACCTGTATGTTCTTGACACCCGctgaatgtgtaaaataaacgtGATACACAAGTGAATTGTCTCCCtggcttttctctttttttgcattttaatctCATAATGTCTCCGTTGTAAAGTATGTGTGTAAGATAATATGACTCTGTGCAAAAATTGTGATTAATAATGTAAGTCACAATGAACATATTTACTCAGTTACCAAATGACCTTGTTTATGCAGAAGGCCTTTCATTTGGCTCAATGGTTTATTGATCAAGACTGTTATTGATGTTAAACAATTCGGATATTCCCAGAACAGTACACAGTGAGGTCATTACAACAGTGCAGTCTGTATATACTGTGGAAATGAGCGATTGCGTCACATCTTTGCATGAAAAGGCTGAGAATTTCCCAGGCTGTCTAAGCATCATTTACCAAATGCGGGTTTCTGAGAAAATATTTCACAGGGAATTTCAAATTTGCCAACAAATAGACCTGAGACTCCAAATAGAGCCATTGTGAAGGTCTTCGTGACTAACGAGACGCACTGTAAGACGTACATGTTCTTAATTTCCGGTGAAATATTGATTTTCCTCAGGCTATGTCAAGTCATTGCGTTTCAGATTACAACACTGAGGATATAGAGGCCTAAACAATCTGACTGGACTTCCTGCAAACAAAAGACATATTCATACAATTtaagttcaaaaataaaaaagttgaacaTAAGGTTGTCTGGGATTTTAACCCAAGTTACTCATAGTTATCTCAATTCTCTCTTGGGCAATTCAGTCTATAGGGGTCTTATGTCTTTGCCATACTATAGACTCCTTGGTGCACTGTGATTCTTTTATTGTAGTCAACTAAAACTAATGTATTGTGTTAATTCATTTGTTAATTCAACTGGAGTCAGTACAAAAAAAGCATACAAAAGAAGATGAGTATGTATATTATGTGTATGTACAGTCTATCTcatttattgatattattgtaatacattttatatatagccGTGGAAAAATAAGAGACAAGTTCAAATACCATTTTCCCTTTTTCTGAATCTACTTTTTTATAGGAACAGTATGCGTTTaggttaaaatatgtttttgttttaatctgtgcactactaacaatatttctcattaAAAATCTGCAACTCTTGCAGTTATTTGCAGAAGATGAACACTGGAGAAACTagtcaaaacaacagaaaatatgtcCTTATAAATGTGACCTTCAGAATTTCAGACCTAatatactgcaaagaaaacaagttcatattcactttaaagcaatacaacaattatatttctacatgtatttggACAAGTTCAAAATTATACTTttaatgtgataaccttgatttttatcacatgtgtcatgtcatgctgtcaatcttTCACATTGCAGTTGGATTACTTTGTCACTCATGacgtttgattttgttgaaatttaacagacactgggcTGGAATGCACACAATATAACTAGAAATACTGAATGAATTAACATTTTCAatggtttcttaattttttaagcGGCTGtattatatgtataatatatatttggGCTCTCTGGGTTGCTAAGAGTCTATGGTAGTGCTTTTCTGAAACTTTGAAAGGAGACAGGTCCGTGAAACAGATAAAAATCACATACTGGTTAAATGGAATATTTGCCATTTCCTCTCACTAAGATTGTCTTTGTGTGCGTTGGGAAAACCAATAATTTGGCAAACAACATAGAGTGCGTGGACCGGCCGCACCCCAAATGAGGGGCATCACATGCACCTACCATGAAATATGACAAAATCACCCTACAACGAAACCTTTCGGTTAAGACACTGCTGACAGAGGAGGGAGACCTCATAGAAACACTAAGTTTACAACATATAGGCTATCtataaaatctttatatttCTATTCATCCAAAAAGAAACATCATTCATCTTAAAGGTAAGAATACAGTTTAgctgttttgacattttatgcGGTCTACTCAAAATAACAAGAAGTGTAAATGTGTAACAAGtgtaaaataattcacaatttGCAGTCACacagttttcagaaaatggCTAATTGTGAGATAAactgttaatataaaaagttgGTGTATTTATGCATGTGTGCTctaaattttcctttttaaacagACGTATAGCCAATTAattaatttcttgaaatttacaaaatcatTTGCAACTGTATTTTGTTCCAGCTAATGAAGTTAAGAGGTTTGAAGAAAGAGTAGCTACTGTAACTTTCTTGCTAGCATTAGCATAAACGCAGGAGGAATCAGTGGCTTAACAACTGATTAAGTTTAAAACATATCTTAAGATAGCCATCTATTTCTTaccaaaaagtgttttatttcacatcaaGTTTGTCTTGATTTCGGTTGGTGACATTTAGTCGTTGATTTGAAAGTTCAGTACTTGATCTGTGTTGAGTTCCAGAGGGAGGGTGGCCGCTCAGCGCTAAGTCAGTCTGAAGGCAACAACTTCAACGGAtgacaaaaagtgttttgtcaTTCTGATTTGACACAGCTGAAATGTATTCCATGTGATAACATTCCCAATAATTCTTTGATCTGTAGATAGTTTGATCTTGAGATGTGTTTGAGAGACTAAGGTCTGTTTTTCATTGGTTTTGGTTTGACGGTTTAGACcagtagcctgttaactgtcacccgttccgtatacgggacacataagtttgtgtcaatattgtgcatgtaatttctaatcgaatcatgataaactatatatcattggaaaggtctaagactctagaatacagatttctttggtgtttttaaaaataatttatgtagggagagtaatggattcttatttataaagagtgtgcttagattttttgttatccttttgcgacccgtattttttaaatgtatttttgaatcaaagaaaaacataaacttttttttacaacataccttacttttttgtgtgtgtgtgatttttattttttagcaataatcagctacttggtgctcaaacgagaccaaccataactctgtattccaaagaattcatgagttactgccattttagttccaacatgcgttttcatgtgtaggctcaaaaagggctccgacagttaacaggttttaactaaaatgaaattttaGGGGCGCCTGTGATCTGAAACATCTGTTATTCAATGCATAATTGTTTATCAGCTACACTTCAAATAATCTTCTTATCTTTTATGACAAATGACTGATGCATTGAGGCCTGCTGATGAAACAGATTTCCaaatctttttgtcttttgcacTTCACTGTTGGATTCCCATACACACGGTTCAGATTCTTAATGAAATTTGCACAGTGAATGAGTTTGTCATAGGCTGGTATTATCATGCGACATCAGCTGACTTCCCCATGACCAGGTCACAACCTGTGGAATACAGAACCGTATTGATGTTGTCAAAATCGCATgatttttaatgcatatttttgctAAACGTTCTGTCAAATGTAGAAGCCCTGGTTTAATCTACAACAAACGTAAACATTGtaaattttgaataaatatatgtgtataaTATGTTGTTTTGTCTGTTCGGCTACCACAGAGCGAAGAATcatgtctaaaataaaaaacaatgaggTAAGCCTAATGTTATTCAAAAATGAGCTATATTTATGTTAATCCATTTAAAGTTGTTcatttattgcattattattgTGTTCCACCCATGCGTAGCAAAATTCTAAGACATTTATGTCTCTAAAGGGAAATGTGTTGAAGCGTGTCATAAAACTGCCACTTGTAAGCTCAGCGTTACAGCAGGCTTCTACCATCTACATGGGTATGAAGGGTCGCTATCCTTTGCTCGGGTTTGTGGGGGGTGTAGCAGAGCTGGGTGTCCGCACTGCATCTACAGCAGCGATGCAACGAGCAGCGCCTTATCTACAGAACCTCGAATCTGAAAGTGAGTCGGGCACAGTTATGGAGAGGGAACATTTATGGATAGTGACTAGAAGAGGATTagaattaatgtaaatatatcctGAATCTGAAAGACAAGGTAAAGGGaaagttcccccaaaaattctgtcaccatttactcgccctcaagttccGAATTTGTATACTgattttctgatgaacacagaaagatatatttggaagaatgttgcaATTTATAGTTCCGTGACATCTTACACTTCCAtggtagaaaaaataaatattgtacatttttgttgttctgttgaacttaaaatttgatatttttagaaTTTAGGAAAGCGAACCGCTCtgaggcacctttgactaccattaaaatTTTTCCTATAGcaaatgatgtcccagaactgaaaattcttGAAAATAGGCCTATCTTCCTTTATATTCAACAAAACAAGTCATTAATACACGTtcgggtgagtagatgatgacagaatatttacttttgggtgaaaaaaaataaaagttgttttacAAGAATCTCGCACTTTCAATATGTTATATAATGTAacatatatttgaaaacatataGAATGATACATTGTAAATATACACATAATATGACAATTGACTGAATAATACATATGGAATTGCATATTTggatattttattacattttccaGTATGTTccaatatatttgttttgtatctaaaactacaaaatgtaacaaaataccTGTGACACccttaaagtatgtttttatatgGGTCAATTTTGCTTTACAGTTGAGGCAGTTAACAGCTTTGCACTGTTGGGTTTGGACCAACTAGAAAAGCTTTTTCCTATCATCCTGCATCCCACAGATGAGGTGAGTGTTTAACAGAGTACAAGAAGTACCTGCACTGAAAGCAGATGTTGCGGTCCATACGTTTCCACTGTCACGTTTTCGGAAAACGAGCAATTCCTGTTGAGGATTTGGCTGCAGACAGTGGACATAATGGTTGTTAGTTCGATAGCAAAAAAAAGTTCAGCAAACTTGTAACATTTGTAATTATTAAAAACGTAATATTattgtgattaaaaaaattgtgtttgtccCCCTGAGTGCTTTCAATTTCTTTGCTACCTCAAAAATACCCCCTCGGAGTCGGTGCTCACCATAGACGATCTTTTTTTAAGGTGGTTGCAAACCTAAAGGACGCAATCTTCTCCAGACTGGATGATGCGCAGTCTCGTGTAAATGATGAGCTGGACAGAGTCGTGGACAGATGGGAAAGCCTGCAGGAGCTCAGCTCGCGCCTTCTAGAGGTAGCTCAAGAATCGGCAGCCGGGAGAGTTGTTACCGCTGCCATGGATGAGCTCATCACCCAATCAGAGGGGGCATTGGCTTATTATCTGCCTCTGCCACCTACACTGCGTAAGAAACTCTTTAAGGGGTATTTGTACATTATTATGAAACAATTGAATGTCTTTTCAAAACTACCCAGAAGGATTTGTGTAATTTTATAAGATCACAAAATGTAACCACAAGAGGTCGCAAATGTACTTCTGTTCATCTGGGTGCAACTTTGCAGAAACAACCCTCAGTCTTCTGTTATATGTTTTGAAGGGCTTGGTTTTAGAGCcagtttatgttgttttatcttACAGATCATGAGTGGGAGAAACGTGTGCAGGTGTTCGAAGATGAGGATGGtgatgaggaagatgaagagCCTCAGATGTGGACACGGATCCGCAGCCTGTCGTTGTGTCTGTACCTTCAGCTGCACCACAGACTCATGAATCTGAGAGAACGAGTGGATAGCGTTCTGCAGATGCTGGGGGCAGCTGCTGAAACGGTAGGCCCGTTCACAAATAACACTTAATCCATAACCATGGCATAGCctaactgaacacacacactaccCCCAGTCGACCCCCAAATGTACGACCAGACAATGCCCCTGGGCATAAGGACTTGCATCTGACCAATGGACTATGTCATGTGGGTATTAAGGAGTTAAACATGCAATGCAGTGCTTGGTGCCCAACAGACAAAACTTAACCATACTTGCCACGTCGTTTTGTCTCAATGGCTCAAATGCCTCAAAATGCAAGGTCAAGAAACACAGGTAATTTAACCTAATTCCATTACACCATCCAAATAGATCAACTGGAATCAAAATGTTATGCCCTCGTGTTCCATCTTCAGTTCATATCCATTCAACAGATTTCGGTTCCTTGAGGTCACACTTTTGTTAGACTGTAACCGTGTACAGGAGCTGATCGTACTTATTAAATGACCTGTCACTGTAAAGTCTATATTAagcaatataaatgttaaaaacaagcCTAGTAAATAATCTTTTAGTTAATAAGTCAcaaatgttgttgtttaaaaccaATGCACATCATGTAGACGTCATCATCTCACAAAACTTCTCAGGAATTCTTCGTCTAAAATGCAGATCTGACTGACTCAAATATTCCAGGATTTCCCTTATTTAGCTGCATCCATACCATATCACAGCTGTACTGAagctcaatggtaagagcattgcgttaacaatgcaaggttgtgggttcgatcccaggggattgcacatacctaagtatacatttataggttactgcaatgtaagtctatttggataaaagcgtctgccaaatccaTAAATGTATCAATGATGGAAAAAGCACTTTCTACTGGTGAAGAGCAGGATTGATCTGATCAGCTATTTTAGTTAGGAAACAACAGTTTCCATTATTGAGCAGCTGTGCAATGGAACACTGACAGActggaaataaacatgcatctTGTCTTTCTGGAGGTTTATCTATTAGGTTATTTGAGACAAAGGGATGCATTTCtcagattttaatttataaatactgTAGGTCTGCCGTGaaataaagtaaaagaaaaCCATAAAAGAAAGTGGTTGGACCataacacacataaaaatataaatacagacGTGTCTGAAAAGTAGTCTTAACACCGGGTGATGTCAACATGGGCCTTTCCAGGACATTGGCACGATCAAAATAGAAGCTGTACGTGCTGTGTACCATGCTTGAGTCATTTGTGTTGCCCTTCCACGCTCTGGGCTTCCTGGGAAGTTCTTTGACTCACCCACGTAGCATAAATAACTACAATTACAAGACCCTTGAGACCCAgtcaggcagacacagacaagGAGAGAATAAGATTGAGACTGTACCACAGCCTGATGGCCTaagtgtttttctcttttacagAATCCTAGTCACCGCTGGCGTggtatttttgtttcacagtaaaaaaataacttaatctcctttaagaaaaacaactaTATTATGACGATAAATCAAGTTTTCGAAGAAATGTAACAGGTTGTGCTAACATGACGGATTAAGTGTGCATTTTCCAAATCaaagttaatattcattttagttttttgaaaGAACTTAAGCGACTTAATATGGATATAAAAATGATGGAATCTTTGCTGTCATAACGACTTTTTATATCAGTTTTTATCGGTTCTAAGAAATCAAAGACATACAAACAGAGCCGGGGCACAGTGTGTTTCTAAGAGGGCTCATAGTTGAGGCTGAATCCCAGTGGGATCAAATGCTACGTGCCGTTTGGCGGTCACTGCATGTGTTTCAGGACCAAAAAACAAACTAATCCAGACGGACACATACGCAGATAGCGGACTGGCAACAGGGTAAGGAGATGAGGAGATTGCAAGCCCTCCGCCCTTAGACAACTGTTCTCTGAGAAAATATTTCCTGAGAGGAAAGATGCCAAGATAACcgcaaagtaaataaatacgggttttatatatgaataaataggTTTTATTAAGAACTTCTTTCCACAAGACACGTAGTATGATGTAATACATTCACtggtatttaaatataaatttaaccTCTTTAACGATCATTTTGAATTCATAATGTTCCTTAAAGCTTTTATCTAAAATGAAGCCTCAGAGAATTGCA
This region includes:
- the plin6 gene encoding perilipin 6 isoform X1, which encodes MCIICCFVCSATTERRIMSKIKNNEGNVLKRVIKLPLVSSALQQASTIYMGMKGRYPLLGFVGGVAELGVRTASTAAMQRAAPYLQNLESEIEAVNSFALLGLDQLEKLFPIILHPTDEVVANLKDAIFSRLDDAQSRVNDELDRVVDRWESLQELSSRLLEVAQESAAGRVVTAAMDELITQSEGALAYYLPLPPTLHHEWEKRVQVFEDEDGDEEDEEPQMWTRIRSLSLCLYLQLHHRLMNLRERVDSVLQMLGAAAETVGLTQLMEMVASLLQLLLTFYVSRMLHAEEQRSFLMARLASGIQALKGLTPVRQILALPSQVHSLMDDLLELGQILIQLLINTTPLYDLVKQVSDLDGTSNPIPDDLPESSPSRTSANNLFLKAMDGRPRRRRSLYARSRRGSASGPPTSPVRSPVPTAVPANGRKGSLNKDGQSSGPAECDTLLVPTTEMLYQRSTATEVLIAPIMQFVTQSQRAFEILSSSSSSEEQIIPVVETTEH
- the plin6 gene encoding perilipin 6 isoform X2; the protein is MSKIKNNEGNVLKRVIKLPLVSSALQQASTIYMGMKGRYPLLGFVGGVAELGVRTASTAAMQRAAPYLQNLESEIEAVNSFALLGLDQLEKLFPIILHPTDEVVANLKDAIFSRLDDAQSRVNDELDRVVDRWESLQELSSRLLEVAQESAAGRVVTAAMDELITQSEGALAYYLPLPPTLHHEWEKRVQVFEDEDGDEEDEEPQMWTRIRSLSLCLYLQLHHRLMNLRERVDSVLQMLGAAAETVGLTQLMEMVASLLQLLLTFYVSRMLHAEEQRSFLMARLASGIQALKGLTPVRQILALPSQVHSLMDDLLELGQILIQLLINTTPLYDLVKQVSDLDGTSNPIPDDLPESSPSRTSANNLFLKAMDGRPRRRRSLYARSRRGSASGPPTSPVRSPVPTAVPANGRKGSLNKDGQSSGPAECDTLLVPTTEMLYQRSTATEVLIAPIMQFVTQSQRAFEILSSSSSSEEQIIPVVETTEH